The Achromobacter deleyi genome has a window encoding:
- the rho gene encoding transcription termination factor Rho — MHLNELKALHVSQLLEMAAGLEIENANRLRKQELMFAIMKRRAKQGEQIFGDGVLEVLPDGFGFLRSPETSYLASTDDIYISPSQIRRFNLHTGDSIEGEVRTPKDGERYFALVKVDKVNGVAPEAIKHRIMFENLTPLHPNRTMRLERDIKSEENLTGRILDVFAPIGMGQRGLIVASPKSGKTVMMQHIAHAITTNYPDAVMIVLLVDERPEEVTEMQRTVRGEVVASTFDEPATRHVQVAEMVIEKAKRLVEMKKDVVILLDSITRLARAYNTVVPASGKVLTGGVDANALQRPKRFFGAARNLEEGGSLTILGTALIETGSRMDEVIYEEFKGTGNSEVHLERRLAEKRVYPSINLNKSGTRREELLIAPDLLQKVWVLRKFIHDMDEVQSMEFILDKMRATKTNAEFFDMMKKK; from the coding sequence ATGCACCTCAACGAACTGAAGGCGCTGCACGTCTCGCAGCTGCTCGAAATGGCCGCTGGCCTGGAAATCGAGAACGCCAACCGCCTGCGCAAGCAGGAATTGATGTTCGCCATCATGAAGCGGCGCGCCAAGCAAGGCGAGCAGATCTTCGGCGACGGCGTTCTGGAAGTCTTGCCCGACGGCTTTGGTTTCCTGCGCTCGCCCGAGACCTCGTATCTGGCCAGCACCGACGACATCTACATCTCGCCGTCGCAGATCCGCCGTTTCAACCTGCACACCGGCGACTCCATCGAAGGTGAAGTGCGCACGCCCAAGGATGGCGAGCGCTATTTCGCCCTGGTGAAGGTGGACAAGGTCAACGGCGTGGCCCCCGAAGCGATCAAGCATCGCATCATGTTCGAAAACCTGACGCCGCTGCATCCGAACCGGACCATGCGCCTGGAACGCGACATCAAGAGCGAAGAGAACCTCACGGGCCGCATTCTTGACGTCTTCGCCCCCATCGGCATGGGCCAGCGCGGCCTGATCGTCGCCAGCCCCAAGTCCGGCAAGACGGTGATGATGCAGCACATTGCGCACGCCATCACCACCAACTACCCCGACGCGGTCATGATCGTCCTGCTGGTCGACGAGCGCCCCGAGGAAGTGACGGAAATGCAACGCACGGTGCGTGGCGAAGTGGTGGCGTCGACCTTCGACGAACCCGCCACCCGTCACGTGCAAGTGGCCGAAATGGTCATCGAAAAGGCCAAGCGCCTGGTCGAAATGAAGAAAGACGTCGTGATCCTGCTGGACTCGATCACCCGTCTGGCCCGCGCCTACAACACCGTGGTGCCGGCCTCCGGCAAGGTGCTGACCGGCGGCGTGGACGCCAATGCCCTGCAGCGTCCCAAGCGCTTCTTCGGCGCGGCCCGCAACCTGGAAGAAGGCGGTTCGCTGACCATCCTGGGCACCGCGCTGATCGAAACCGGCAGCCGCATGGATGAAGTCATCTATGAAGAATTCAAGGGTACGGGCAACTCCGAAGTCCACCTTGAGCGCCGTCTGGCCGAAAAGCGCGTCTACCCGTCGATCAACCTGAACAAGTCGGGCACCCGCCGCGAAGAGCTGCTGATCGCCCCCGACCTGCTCCAGAAGGTCTGGGTGCTGCGCAAGTTCATCCACGACATGGACGAAGTCCAATCCATGGAATTCATCCTGGACAAGATGCGCGCCACCAAGACCAACGCCGAATTCTTCGACATGATGAAGAAGAAGTAA